From one Micromonospora siamensis genomic stretch:
- a CDS encoding carbohydrate ABC transporter permease, with translation MAVQLDARPPVVPAHRTPRQSRQHRLSRFDTKYSPYLYIAPFFLLFGVFGLYPLIYTFWVSLHDWDLLGTNPAFIGLDNYTALMGDPDFWHAVVNTLGIFVISTVPQLLLALWLANLLNRQLRARTTWRMAVLIPNVTSTAAVAIVFAVLFGREFGMINWLLDHVGIEAISWKANRFASWVAISTMVDWRWTGYNALIFLAAMQAIPRDLYESASIDGASRSRQFWSITVPLLKPTIVFAVIISTIGGLQLFTEPRLFNSGTNAIRGGPLRESQTVTMYMFENAFAPNYNFGYGSAVAWLLFALIAVVAAINVLLLRRLGGGALKEDA, from the coding sequence ATGGCCGTCCAACTCGACGCCCGCCCGCCGGTCGTACCGGCGCACCGCACGCCCCGCCAATCTCGGCAGCACCGGCTCAGCCGGTTCGACACGAAGTACTCGCCCTACCTCTACATCGCGCCGTTCTTCCTGCTCTTCGGCGTGTTCGGGCTGTACCCCCTGATCTACACCTTCTGGGTCTCGCTGCACGACTGGGACCTGCTCGGCACCAACCCCGCCTTCATCGGGCTGGACAACTACACCGCCCTGATGGGTGACCCCGACTTCTGGCACGCGGTGGTCAACACCCTCGGCATCTTCGTCATCTCGACCGTCCCACAGCTGCTCCTGGCGCTCTGGCTGGCGAACCTGCTCAACCGCCAGCTGCGCGCCCGGACCACCTGGCGGATGGCGGTGCTGATCCCGAACGTCACCTCGACGGCCGCCGTGGCGATCGTGTTCGCGGTGCTCTTCGGCCGCGAGTTCGGCATGATCAACTGGCTGCTCGACCACGTCGGCATCGAAGCGATCAGCTGGAAGGCCAACCGGTTCGCCTCCTGGGTCGCCATCTCCACCATGGTCGACTGGCGGTGGACCGGCTACAACGCGCTGATCTTCCTGGCCGCCATGCAGGCCATCCCCCGCGACCTGTACGAATCCGCCTCGATCGACGGTGCGAGTCGATCGCGGCAGTTCTGGTCGATCACCGTGCCGCTGCTCAAGCCGACCATCGTCTTCGCGGTCATCATCTCCACCATCGGCGGCCTCCAGCTCTTCACCGAGCCCCGCCTCTTCAACTCCGGCACCAACGCCATCCGCGGCGGGCCGCTGCGCGAGTCGCAGACGGTGACCATGTACATGTTCGAGAACGCCTTCGCCCCGAACTACAACTTCGGTTACGGCTCGGCGGTCGCCTGGCTGCTCTTCGCGCTGATCGCGGTGGTCGCCGCCATCAACGTGCTGCTGCTGCGCCGGCTCGGCGGCGGCGCCCTGAAGGAGGACGCCTGA